One genomic region from bacterium encodes:
- a CDS encoding ABC transporter permease — protein sequence MATSTRAFDTVERPAERVFHHPLAILRRLRRNKIAMVGLVILLVMVASATLAGAILPYNPDTADFNAVLQPPALAHPFGTDQLGRDLLTRVVYGGRFSLLIGVISVVVALAAGVPLGLVSGYYGGAVDIVIGRVVDVMLAFPGFLLALTLISVLGVGLTNVILSVGIATVPVYVRLIRGVALSTRELTYVESARSIGMNDWRIMVKHVLPSTAAPLIVQSTIQVGVAILTAAALGFLGLGVKPPTPEWGTMLGDAVNYLLASWFIATFPGLAIFLSVMAFNLLGDGLRDALDPRMKVL from the coding sequence ATGGCTACATCGACCCGCGCATTCGATACAGTTGAGCGCCCGGCGGAGCGGGTGTTCCACCACCCGCTCGCGATCCTCCGCCGGCTCCGGCGGAACAAGATTGCAATGGTCGGGCTGGTGATCCTCCTGGTGATGGTTGCCTCGGCCACGCTCGCGGGCGCGATCCTGCCATACAATCCGGACACCGCGGACTTCAACGCGGTGTTGCAGCCGCCGGCCCTCGCCCATCCGTTCGGTACAGATCAGCTCGGGCGTGACCTGCTGACGCGCGTCGTGTACGGCGGTCGATTCTCGCTTCTGATCGGCGTGATTTCCGTCGTAGTCGCGCTCGCCGCCGGCGTGCCCCTCGGGCTTGTGTCCGGGTACTACGGCGGCGCGGTGGACATCGTGATCGGGCGCGTCGTCGACGTCATGCTGGCGTTCCCCGGCTTTCTCCTCGCCCTGACGCTGATCAGCGTGCTTGGGGTGGGCCTGACGAACGTGATTCTCAGTGTGGGCATCGCGACCGTCCCGGTGTACGTGCGCCTCATCCGCGGTGTCGCGCTGTCCACGCGCGAGCTGACGTACGTCGAGTCGGCGCGCTCGATCGGGATGAACGACTGGCGGATCATGGTCAAGCACGTGCTGCCGAGCACCGCGGCCCCGCTGATCGTGCAGTCGACCATTCAGGTTGGGGTGGCGATCCTGACGGCGGCCGCGCTCGGGTTTCTCGGCCTCGGCGTGAAACCGCCGACTCCGGAGTGGGGGACGATGTTGGGAGACGCCGTGAACTACCTGCTCGCCTCGTGGTTCATCGCGACATTCCCGGGGCTTGCGATCTTCCTCTCGGTCATGGCGTTCAACCTGCTCGGCGACGGCCTCCGCGATGCGCTCGAC